One part of the Streptomyces sp. AM 2-1-1 genome encodes these proteins:
- the paaC gene encoding 1,2-phenylacetyl-CoA epoxidase subunit PaaC, with the protein MAGALALGDDALVLSHRLGEWAGHAPVLEEEVALANIALDLLGQARVLLSLVGDEDELAYLREERAFRNTQLVEQENGDFARTIARQLYFSVYQRLLYERLAAGESCFQALAAKAVKEVAYHQDHAEQWTLRLGDGTEESHRRMREGLDGLWRFTGELLQPVEGVDIDWQGLADDWLASVTDVVVRAGLSLPTGPRSGAWTAGAGRQGLHTEPFGRMIAEMQHLHRSHPGASW; encoded by the coding sequence CTGGCCGGAGCCCTCGCGCTGGGCGACGACGCCCTGGTGCTCTCGCACCGGCTGGGGGAGTGGGCGGGCCACGCCCCGGTGCTGGAGGAGGAGGTCGCCCTCGCCAACATCGCGCTGGACCTGCTCGGCCAGGCCCGCGTGCTCCTCTCCCTCGTCGGCGACGAGGACGAACTCGCCTACCTCCGCGAGGAACGCGCTTTCCGCAACACCCAGTTGGTAGAGCAGGAGAACGGCGACTTCGCCCGCACCATCGCCCGGCAGCTCTACTTCTCCGTCTACCAGCGTCTGCTGTACGAGCGGCTCGCGGCCGGAGAGAGCTGTTTCCAGGCCCTGGCGGCGAAGGCGGTGAAGGAGGTCGCCTACCACCAGGACCACGCCGAGCAGTGGACCCTCCGTCTCGGTGACGGCACCGAGGAGAGCCACCGGCGGATGCGTGAAGGGCTGGACGGACTCTGGAGGTTCACCGGTGAGCTCCTCCAGCCGGTCGAGGGCGTCGACATCGACTGGCAGGGCCTCGCCGACGACTGGCTCGCCTCGGTCACCGACGTGGTCGTGCGGGCCGGCCTCTCCCTGCCCACCGGCCCGCGCAGCGGCGCGTGGACGGCCGGCGCCGGCCGTCAAGGTCTGCACACCG
- a CDS encoding alpha-ketoacid dehydrogenase subunit beta encodes MTTAVRADRTRPATMAQALGRALRDAMAEDPSVHVLGEDVGTLGGVFRVTDGLAAEFGDARCTDTPLAEAGILGAAVGMAMYGLRPVVEMQFDAFAYPAFEQLVSHVARMRNRTGGALPMPLTVRIPYGGGIGGVEHHSDSSEAYYMATPGLYVVTPATVEDAYGLLRASIASDDPVVFLEPKRLYWAKSDWSPQDPAEVEPLGRAVVRRPGTSATLITYGPSLPVCLEAAEAAVAEGWDLEVVDLRSLVPFDDETVAASVRRTGRAVIVHESTGFGGPGGEIAARVTERCFHHLEAPVLRVSGFDIPYPPPMLERHHLPGVDRVLDAVARLQWEAAR; translated from the coding sequence ATGACGACGGCGGTACGGGCGGACCGGACCCGGCCGGCCACGATGGCGCAGGCGCTGGGGCGGGCGCTGCGGGACGCGATGGCCGAGGACCCCTCGGTGCACGTCCTCGGCGAGGACGTCGGCACGCTCGGCGGCGTCTTCCGGGTCACCGACGGGCTGGCGGCCGAGTTCGGCGACGCCCGGTGCACGGACACCCCGCTCGCGGAGGCGGGCATCCTCGGCGCCGCCGTCGGGATGGCGATGTACGGCCTGCGACCCGTGGTGGAGATGCAGTTCGACGCGTTCGCGTACCCCGCGTTCGAGCAACTCGTCAGCCATGTGGCCCGGATGCGGAACCGCACCGGGGGAGCCCTGCCGATGCCCCTGACCGTGCGGATCCCCTACGGCGGCGGCATCGGCGGAGTCGAGCACCACAGCGACTCCTCGGAGGCGTACTACATGGCCACCCCGGGGCTGTACGTCGTCACTCCGGCCACCGTCGAGGACGCCTACGGGCTGCTGCGGGCCTCGATCGCGTCGGACGACCCGGTGGTGTTCCTGGAGCCGAAGCGGCTGTACTGGGCGAAGTCCGACTGGTCGCCCCAGGACCCGGCGGAGGTCGAGCCCCTCGGGCGGGCGGTGGTCCGCAGGCCCGGGACGAGCGCGACCCTGATCACCTACGGCCCGTCCCTGCCGGTGTGCCTGGAGGCCGCCGAGGCGGCGGTGGCGGAGGGGTGGGACCTGGAGGTCGTCGACCTCCGCTCGCTGGTGCCGTTCGACGACGAGACCGTGGCCGCCTCCGTGCGCCGGACCGGCCGCGCGGTGATCGTCCACGAGTCGACCGGGTTCGGCGGACCGGGGGGCGAGATCGCGGCCCGGGTGACCGAGCGGTGCTTCCACCACTTGGAGGCGCCGGTGCTGCGGGTCTCCGGTTTCGACATCCCGTACCCGCCGCCGATGCTGGAGCGGCACCATCTGCCAGGGGTGGACCGGGTGCTCGACGCGGTGGCCCGGCTCCAGTGGGAGGCGGCGCGCTGA
- the paaN gene encoding phenylacetic acid degradation protein PaaN: MAAALSLQKLSEIHRPTLDQALEAVRTRAYWSPHPEHPKAYGEGGAPGSLGAAEGKAAFDALLQSRFDLGQPGTDGWTGAETSPYGPELGIEYPHADPDVLLPAMSAGTAAWRDAGPEARALVCLEILARIGARTHELAHAVMHTSGQAFLMAFQAGGPHAQDRGLEAVAYAYEEQLRTPAGADWSKPQGKRDPLRLRKTYTAVGRGVSLLIGCNTFPTWNSYPGLFASLATGNPVLVKPHPRAVLPLALTVRIARDVLAGTGFDPNLVALTAERPGEGSAKTLALRPEVRIIDYTGSTAFGDWLETHARQAQVYTEKAGVNTVVIDSTDDYTGMLANLAFSLSLYSGQMCTTPQNLLVPRDGITTDAGPRTYDEVVTDLATAVSGLLGDDARAAALLGALVNPEVRGRLEAAPDLGDVALASREVAHPEFPDAVVRTPVLVKVAAGEPGPDGGEPVHLSECFGPVSFAVRVDSTADAVELLRRTIREKGAMTVGAYTTSPEVESAIEEVCFEESAQLSLNLTGGVYVNQTAAFSDFHGSGGNPAANAALCDGAFVSGRFRTIEVRRQA, translated from the coding sequence ATGGCCGCCGCGCTCTCCCTCCAGAAGCTGTCCGAGATCCACCGGCCCACCCTCGACCAGGCCCTCGAAGCCGTCCGGACCCGCGCCTACTGGTCGCCCCACCCCGAGCACCCCAAGGCGTACGGCGAGGGCGGAGCACCCGGCAGCCTGGGCGCGGCCGAGGGCAAGGCCGCGTTCGACGCCCTCCTGCAGAGCAGGTTCGACCTCGGTCAGCCCGGCACGGACGGCTGGACCGGCGCCGAGACCTCCCCGTACGGCCCCGAGCTGGGCATCGAGTACCCGCACGCCGATCCCGACGTCCTGCTGCCCGCGATGAGCGCCGGAACGGCGGCCTGGCGGGACGCAGGCCCGGAGGCCCGGGCCCTGGTCTGCCTGGAGATCCTGGCCCGCATCGGCGCCCGGACGCACGAGCTGGCGCACGCCGTCATGCACACCAGCGGCCAGGCCTTCCTGATGGCGTTCCAGGCGGGCGGCCCGCACGCCCAGGACCGCGGCCTGGAGGCCGTGGCGTACGCGTACGAGGAACAGCTCCGTACCCCCGCCGGGGCCGACTGGTCCAAGCCGCAGGGGAAGCGCGACCCGCTCCGGCTGCGGAAGACCTACACCGCGGTCGGACGCGGTGTCTCGCTGCTCATCGGATGCAACACCTTCCCCACCTGGAACAGCTACCCGGGCCTCTTCGCCTCGCTCGCCACCGGCAATCCGGTCCTCGTCAAGCCGCACCCCCGCGCCGTGCTCCCCCTCGCGCTCACGGTCCGCATCGCGCGGGACGTGCTCGCCGGGACCGGCTTCGACCCGAACCTCGTCGCGCTGACGGCCGAGCGGCCGGGTGAGGGGAGCGCCAAGACGCTGGCCCTGCGCCCGGAGGTCCGGATCATCGACTACACCGGCTCCACCGCCTTCGGGGACTGGCTGGAGACCCACGCGCGCCAGGCCCAGGTGTACACCGAGAAGGCCGGGGTCAACACGGTCGTCATCGACTCCACCGACGACTACACCGGCATGCTCGCCAACCTCGCGTTCTCGCTCTCCCTCTACAGCGGCCAGATGTGCACCACCCCGCAGAACCTCCTCGTCCCGCGCGACGGCATCACCACCGACGCCGGCCCCCGGACGTACGACGAGGTGGTCACCGACCTCGCGACGGCCGTCTCCGGGCTCCTCGGCGACGACGCCCGGGCCGCCGCCCTCCTCGGAGCCCTGGTCAACCCGGAGGTGCGGGGCCGCCTCGAAGCGGCGCCGGACCTCGGCGACGTGGCCCTGGCCTCCCGCGAGGTGGCGCACCCCGAGTTCCCGGACGCCGTGGTGCGCACGCCGGTGCTGGTCAAGGTGGCCGCCGGGGAGCCCGGCCCGGACGGCGGTGAGCCCGTCCACCTCTCCGAGTGCTTCGGGCCGGTGTCCTTCGCGGTCCGGGTGGACTCCACGGCGGACGCGGTCGAGCTGCTGCGCCGCACGATCCGGGAGAAGGGTGCGATGACGGTCGGCGCCTACACCACCTCCCCCGAGGTGGAGAGCGCGATCGAGGAGGTCTGCTTCGAGGAGTCCGCCCAGCTGTCGCTGAACCTGACCGGCGGGGTCTACGTCAACCAGACGGCGGCCTTCTCCGACTTCCACGGCTCGGGCGGCAACCCGGCGGCCAACGCGGCCCTCTGCGACGGTGCCTTCGTCTCCGGGCGCTTCCGCACCATCGAGGTCCGCCGCCAGGCCTGA
- a CDS encoding Lrp/AsnC family transcriptional regulator has translation MAAERMAEGSGQAPPPRPLDAVDRDIIRILRADGRASIRAVAEQVHVSRANAYARIDRLVEDGVIRGFSARVDHERAGQGASAYITLKIVQNSWRTVREQLQALPGATHLALVSGDFDVLLLVHTPDTRALRELVLTRIQAIPEVLSTRTLLVFEETDLGHGSADPAT, from the coding sequence ATGGCAGCTGAACGAATGGCCGAGGGGTCCGGGCAGGCACCGCCGCCGCGTCCGCTGGACGCCGTCGACCGCGACATCATCCGCATCCTCCGCGCCGACGGCCGGGCCTCGATACGGGCCGTCGCCGAGCAGGTCCACGTCTCGCGCGCCAACGCCTACGCCCGCATCGACCGGCTGGTCGAGGACGGGGTGATCCGGGGCTTCAGCGCCCGCGTCGACCACGAGCGGGCCGGGCAGGGGGCCTCCGCCTACATCACGCTCAAGATCGTGCAGAACTCCTGGCGGACCGTCCGCGAGCAGCTCCAGGCCCTGCCGGGCGCCACCCACCTCGCCCTCGTCAGCGGTGATTTCGACGTGCTGCTGCTGGTCCACACACCGGACACCCGCGCCCTGCGCGAACTCGTCCTGACCCGCATTCAGGCCATTCCCGAAGTGCTCTCCACCCGCACCCTGCTGGTCTTCGAGGAAACCGACCTGGGCCACGGCTCCGCCGACCCCGCCACCTGA
- a CDS encoding TrmH family RNA methyltransferase gives MSSETGSTEEFRPFVAEGPDPAPEPAQYDEGFGDGIGVGPHPSPWPEGERYDPELLAGGDRRNVGDEYRYWTREAIVADLDLRRHDFHVAVENWGHDFNIGSVVRTANAFLAKEVHIVGRRRWNRRGAMVTDRYQHVRHHPGTADLTAWAAAEGLPIIGIDNLPGAVPLERTVLPRRCVLLFGQEGPGLTEEARAHASMVCSIAQFGSTRSINAGAAAAIAMHAWIQRYADVPDPRV, from the coding sequence GTGAGCAGCGAGACCGGCAGTACAGAGGAATTCCGGCCCTTCGTGGCCGAGGGGCCCGATCCGGCCCCGGAACCGGCGCAGTACGACGAGGGCTTCGGGGACGGGATCGGTGTCGGGCCGCACCCCTCCCCCTGGCCGGAGGGCGAGCGGTACGACCCCGAGCTGCTGGCGGGCGGTGACCGGCGCAACGTGGGGGACGAGTACCGCTACTGGACTCGTGAGGCGATCGTCGCCGACCTCGATCTGCGGCGCCACGACTTCCATGTGGCGGTGGAGAACTGGGGGCACGACTTCAACATCGGTTCGGTCGTGCGTACGGCGAACGCCTTCCTGGCGAAGGAGGTCCACATCGTCGGCCGGCGTCGCTGGAACCGGCGCGGGGCCATGGTCACCGACCGCTACCAGCACGTGCGCCACCACCCCGGGACCGCCGACCTGACCGCCTGGGCGGCAGCGGAAGGGCTGCCGATCATCGGGATCGACAACCTCCCCGGCGCCGTCCCGCTGGAGCGGACCGTGCTGCCCCGGCGCTGTGTGCTGCTCTTCGGCCAGGAGGGCCCCGGGCTCACGGAGGAGGCCAGGGCCCACGCGTCGATGGTCTGCTCGATCGCGCAGTTCGGTTCCACGCGGTCGATCAACGCGGGCGCCGCTGCCGCCATCGCCATGCACGCGTGGATCCAGCGGTACGCGGACGTGCCGGACCCGCGGGTCTGA
- the paaB gene encoding 1,2-phenylacetyl-CoA epoxidase subunit PaaB: MSGSTDWPLWEVFVRSRRGLSHTHAGSLHAPDATMALRNARDLYTRRAEGVSIWVVPSTSVTASSPDEKDSFFEPAADKPYRHPTFYEIPEGVRHL, from the coding sequence ATGAGCGGCTCGACCGACTGGCCGTTGTGGGAAGTGTTCGTCCGCTCCCGCAGAGGGCTCTCGCACACGCACGCGGGCAGCCTGCACGCCCCCGACGCCACCATGGCCCTGCGCAACGCCCGGGACCTCTACACCCGCCGCGCCGAGGGCGTCTCGATCTGGGTGGTCCCCTCCACCTCCGTCACCGCCTCCTCGCCCGACGAGAAGGACTCCTTCTTCGAACCGGCCGCCGACAAGCCCTACCGCCACCCGACCTTCTACGAGATCCCGGAAGGAGTGCGGCACCTGTGA
- a CDS encoding thiamine pyrophosphate-dependent dehydrogenase E1 component subunit alpha translates to MTVQELPGAAAYRPAPPPAWKPLTDPEPLLPDAEPYRVLGTDAAAGVDPGLLLRLHAALVRGRRYNTQATALTRQGRLAVYPSSTGQEACEVAAALVLEERDWLFPSYRDTLAAVARGLDPVDALTLLRGDRHTGYDPREHRIAPLCTPLATQLPHAVGLAHAARLKGDDVVALAMVGDGGTSEGDFHEALNIAAVWRAPVVFLVQNNGFAISVPLSKQTAAPSLAHKAVGYGMPGRLVDGNDAVAVHEVLAEAVARARSGGGPTLVEAVTYRMEAHTNADDATRYRSDEEVASWRDHDPVLLVEREATGRGLLDEEALGAVRQDAERMAAALRERMNADPVLDPMDLFAHVFTRRTGPLEEQRARLRAELEAASAHEDAGHAPGQGPAAGGPDDEQVAEDGR, encoded by the coding sequence ATGACGGTCCAAGAGCTGCCGGGCGCGGCCGCCTACCGGCCCGCGCCGCCCCCTGCGTGGAAGCCGCTCACCGACCCGGAGCCGCTGCTGCCGGATGCGGAGCCGTACCGGGTGCTCGGTACGGACGCAGCGGCCGGAGTCGATCCCGGGCTGCTGCTCCGCCTCCACGCCGCACTGGTGCGCGGCCGCCGGTACAACACGCAGGCCACGGCGCTGACCCGGCAGGGGCGCCTCGCCGTGTACCCGTCCAGCACGGGGCAGGAGGCCTGCGAGGTGGCCGCCGCGCTGGTGCTCGAGGAACGGGACTGGCTCTTTCCGAGTTACCGCGACACGCTCGCCGCGGTGGCCCGGGGTCTCGACCCGGTCGACGCGCTGACGCTGCTGCGTGGTGACCGGCACACCGGCTACGACCCCCGCGAGCACCGGATCGCGCCGCTCTGTACCCCTTTGGCGACGCAACTGCCGCACGCGGTCGGTCTGGCGCACGCGGCGCGGCTCAAGGGCGACGACGTGGTGGCACTGGCGATGGTCGGGGACGGCGGGACCAGCGAGGGCGATTTCCACGAGGCGCTGAACATCGCGGCGGTGTGGCGGGCGCCGGTCGTCTTCCTGGTGCAGAACAACGGCTTCGCCATCTCGGTGCCGCTGTCGAAGCAGACGGCGGCGCCGTCCCTCGCCCACAAGGCGGTCGGGTACGGCATGCCCGGCAGACTCGTCGACGGCAACGACGCGGTCGCGGTCCACGAGGTGCTCGCCGAGGCTGTGGCGCGCGCCCGGAGCGGTGGGGGACCGACGCTGGTGGAGGCGGTCACCTACCGCATGGAAGCCCACACCAACGCCGACGACGCGACCCGCTACCGCTCCGACGAGGAGGTGGCGTCCTGGCGGGACCACGATCCGGTGCTCCTGGTGGAACGCGAGGCGACCGGCCGGGGTCTGCTCGACGAGGAGGCCCTCGGGGCGGTGCGCCAGGACGCCGAGCGGATGGCGGCGGCGCTGCGGGAGCGGATGAACGCGGATCCGGTGCTCGACCCGATGGATCTGTTCGCGCACGTCTTCACACGGCGGACGGGACCTCTGGAAGAACAGCGGGCGCGGCTGCGCGCCGAGCTGGAGGCGGCGAGCGCGCACGAGGACGCCGGGCACGCCCCGGGGCAGGGGCCCGCCGCCGGCGGACCGGACGACGAGCAGGTCGCGGAGGACGGACGATGA
- a CDS encoding DUF5819 family protein codes for MPAAADRGAGDGREGAGRDGDGREGGDGGPDAASPAPAGPPPDAARAGIAALSTPYRVVAALVAGVVGLIACVHLGMVFLHVAPSNTLSKQHGETIDDWIYPEFEQNWKLFAPNPLQQNITVHVRAEVVDASGARSTTRWMSLSAEDGKAIRGNPLPSHAYQNELRRAWDFFVNSHDDKNRSTGARGELSEAYLRRIVMLRLDGHDYGGTVDRIQLRSSARLVDAPPWSTEKADTRPVYRELAWWTVSSDDLPEGGVAAAAASGEEADQ; via the coding sequence GTGCCGGCTGCCGCGGACCGCGGAGCGGGCGACGGCCGTGAGGGCGCCGGCCGGGACGGCGACGGCCGTGAGGGCGGCGACGGCGGCCCGGACGCCGCCTCCCCCGCGCCGGCCGGGCCGCCCCCGGATGCGGCACGGGCCGGAATCGCCGCGCTGTCGACCCCGTACCGGGTCGTCGCGGCGCTGGTGGCGGGGGTCGTCGGTCTGATCGCCTGCGTCCACCTGGGCATGGTCTTCCTCCACGTGGCGCCGTCGAACACGCTCTCCAAGCAGCACGGGGAGACCATCGACGACTGGATCTACCCGGAGTTCGAACAGAACTGGAAGCTTTTCGCTCCCAACCCGCTTCAGCAGAACATCACCGTGCACGTCCGGGCCGAAGTCGTCGACGCGAGCGGTGCGCGCAGCACCACCCGCTGGATGAGCCTCAGCGCGGAGGACGGCAAGGCGATACGGGGCAACCCGCTGCCCAGCCACGCCTACCAGAACGAACTGCGCAGGGCCTGGGACTTCTTCGTCAACAGCCACGACGACAAGAACCGTTCGACGGGTGCGCGCGGTGAGCTCTCCGAGGCGTACCTGCGGCGCATCGTGATGCTGCGGCTGGACGGCCACGACTACGGCGGGACGGTCGACCGCATTCAGCTGCGCTCGTCGGCCCGTCTGGTCGACGCTCCCCCGTGGAGCACCGAGAAGGCCGACACGCGGCCCGTCTACCGCGAACTCGCCTGGTGGACCGTGTCCAGCGACGATCTGCCCGAGGGTGGCGTGGCGGCGGCAGCCGCGTCCGGCGAGGAGGCCGACCAGTGA
- a CDS encoding TetR/AcrR family transcriptional regulator: MTTAKRDTYTPETLLAVAVRVFNERGYDGTSMEHLSRAAGISKSSIYHHVAGKEELLRRAVSRAIDGLFRILDEPGAVRGRAVERVEYVTRRTVEVLMADLPYVTLLLRVRGNTKTERWALERRREFDQRVSALLKAAVADGDLRADVDIRLATRLLFGMVNSLVEWYRPQADGAGAAGAAEGDGAGGDLPGTVVRLAFEGMRSTGR, from the coding sequence ATGACCACGGCCAAGCGGGACACGTACACCCCGGAGACTCTGCTCGCCGTCGCCGTGCGGGTCTTCAACGAGCGCGGATACGACGGCACGTCCATGGAGCACCTCTCCCGTGCCGCGGGCATCTCGAAGTCCTCGATCTACCACCACGTGGCGGGCAAGGAGGAGTTGCTGCGCCGCGCGGTGAGCCGGGCGATCGACGGCCTCTTCCGGATCCTTGACGAGCCGGGCGCGGTGCGGGGACGCGCGGTGGAGCGCGTCGAGTACGTCACGCGCCGCACGGTGGAGGTGCTGATGGCCGACCTGCCCTACGTCACCCTGCTGCTGCGCGTGCGCGGCAACACGAAGACCGAGCGCTGGGCGCTGGAACGGCGCCGCGAGTTCGACCAGCGGGTCTCGGCACTTCTGAAGGCGGCCGTCGCGGACGGGGACCTCCGGGCCGACGTGGACATACGGCTGGCCACCCGGTTGCTGTTCGGCATGGTGAACTCCCTCGTCGAGTGGTACCGGCCGCAGGCCGACGGCGCCGGGGCGGCCGGCGCCGCGGAGGGGGACGGGGCCGGCGGCGACCTGCCGGGGACCGTCGTGCGGCTGGCCTTCGAGGGGATGCGTTCCACCGGGCGGTGA
- a CDS encoding HTTM domain-containing protein, which translates to MARPAAVGRAGRAVQRVTASALGPYQSAVIRIGFTATYLLFLLREVPYRHELYGPDAPWQWELAHRLISENRAFTVLMWSDGSAWFEAVYALTLVSAFCTLIGWRTRTMSVLFMVGVLSIQNRNVFMGDGGDNVVHLMAIYLVLTRCAQVWSLDARRAAREAARRAEGLRPGRDVVGLVLWAVLGPVLLVATVQHGLGGTWWLPTLLWLLWLGCAARWAATRYAPDGEPRVLLDVVANIAHNVALVVIMAEVCLIYATAGWYKIQGSRWQDGTALYYPLKLDYFTPWPELSNLIAGSAVMVMVVTYATVIVQVAFPFTLFDRRVKNVLLVLMMGEHAGIAVLLGLPFFSMAMISADAVFLPTVFLVWLGARVGSGRDRLLARVSRGPAAARLPGRRKPTEAEAADPGAAGARAAAAQGAGAGTDEAGGEEPGREASRRPADGGPTLVG; encoded by the coding sequence CTGGCACGCCCCGCGGCCGTGGGCAGGGCCGGCCGTGCCGTCCAGCGGGTCACCGCCTCGGCCCTCGGCCCCTACCAGAGCGCCGTGATCCGGATCGGGTTCACCGCCACCTATCTGCTCTTCCTGTTGCGCGAGGTGCCGTACCGGCACGAGCTGTACGGGCCGGACGCGCCGTGGCAGTGGGAGCTGGCGCACCGGCTGATATCCGAGAACCGCGCTTTCACCGTCCTGATGTGGTCGGACGGTTCGGCGTGGTTCGAGGCGGTCTACGCGCTCACGCTCGTATCGGCGTTCTGCACGCTGATCGGGTGGCGCACCCGGACGATGTCCGTCCTCTTCATGGTCGGGGTCCTCTCGATCCAGAACCGCAATGTCTTCATGGGCGACGGCGGCGACAACGTCGTCCATCTGATGGCGATCTACCTCGTCCTGACGCGGTGCGCCCAGGTCTGGTCGCTCGACGCGCGGCGGGCCGCACGGGAGGCCGCGCGCCGGGCGGAAGGGCTGAGGCCGGGCCGGGACGTGGTGGGGCTGGTGCTCTGGGCGGTCCTCGGGCCGGTCCTGCTGGTCGCCACCGTGCAGCACGGTCTGGGGGGCACCTGGTGGCTGCCGACGCTGCTGTGGCTGCTGTGGCTGGGGTGCGCCGCTCGGTGGGCCGCGACCCGGTACGCGCCCGACGGTGAACCGCGGGTGCTGCTCGACGTGGTGGCCAACATCGCCCACAACGTCGCCCTCGTCGTCATCATGGCCGAGGTCTGTCTGATCTACGCCACCGCCGGCTGGTACAAGATCCAGGGTTCGCGCTGGCAGGACGGCACCGCGCTCTACTACCCCCTGAAGCTGGACTACTTCACCCCGTGGCCCGAGCTCTCGAACCTGATCGCGGGCAGCGCGGTGATGGTGATGGTGGTGACGTACGCGACGGTGATCGTGCAGGTCGCGTTCCCGTTCACGCTTTTCGACCGGCGGGTGAAGAACGTCCTGCTGGTGCTCATGATGGGCGAGCACGCGGGGATCGCGGTCCTGCTGGGGCTGCCCTTCTTCTCGATGGCGATGATCTCCGCGGACGCCGTCTTCCTGCCCACGGTCTTCCTGGTGTGGCTCGGCGCCCGGGTCGGTTCCGGCCGGGACCGGCTGCTGGCCCGGGTGAGCCGTGGCCCGGCCGCGGCACGCCTCCCCGGTCGACGGAAGCCCACCGAGGCGGAGGCTGCCGATCCGGGGGCTGCGGGGGCGCGTGCCGCCGCGGCGCAGGGCGCCGGGGCGGGTACCGATGAGGCGGGGGGCGAGGAGCCCGGCCGGGAGGCCTCGCGGCGGCCCGCCGACGGGGGCCCTACGCTCGTCGGGTGA
- the paaA gene encoding 1,2-phenylacetyl-CoA epoxidase subunit PaaA, giving the protein MDRTIGRDGVVMVTVASGRRAAEGADTTAAGDAGRTASFDAAVAADERIEPRDWMPDAYRASLVRQMAQHAHSEIIGMQPEANWITRAPSLRRKAVLMAKVQDEAGHGLYLYSAAETLGTSRAELLDKLHAGRQRYSSIFNYPTLTWADVGAIGWLVDGAAITNQVPLCRCSYGPYARAMVRICKEESFHQRQGYELLLTLSRGTPAQHAMAQDAVDRWWWPSLMMFGPPDDESAHSAQSMAWKIKRHSNDELRQRFVDICVPQAESLGLTLPDPELRWDDAEGRHRFGAIDWTEFQEVLRGNGPCNDQRLAQRRAAHDAGAWVRDAAAAYAAKHAPPERPRQPADPPASAPPRGTGATAGTPAHPTRTTEATP; this is encoded by the coding sequence ATGGACCGAACGATCGGTCGGGACGGAGTCGTCATGGTGACAGTGGCCTCGGGCCGCCGGGCAGCGGAGGGCGCGGACACGACCGCTGCCGGGGACGCCGGCCGCACGGCGTCGTTCGACGCGGCGGTGGCCGCGGACGAGCGGATCGAACCCCGCGACTGGATGCCGGACGCGTACCGTGCCTCGCTGGTCCGCCAGATGGCCCAGCACGCGCACTCGGAAATCATCGGGATGCAGCCCGAGGCGAACTGGATCACCCGGGCCCCCTCGCTGCGCCGCAAGGCCGTCCTGATGGCCAAGGTGCAGGACGAGGCGGGCCACGGCCTGTACCTCTACAGCGCTGCGGAGACCCTGGGCACCAGCCGGGCGGAGCTGCTGGACAAACTGCACGCCGGCCGCCAGCGGTACTCGTCGATCTTCAACTACCCGACCCTGACCTGGGCGGACGTGGGCGCGATCGGCTGGCTGGTGGACGGGGCCGCCATCACCAACCAGGTCCCCCTCTGCCGCTGCTCGTACGGCCCCTACGCCCGCGCGATGGTCCGCATCTGCAAGGAGGAGTCCTTCCACCAGCGCCAGGGGTACGAACTCCTGCTGACGCTGAGCCGGGGCACGCCGGCACAGCACGCGATGGCCCAGGACGCGGTGGACCGCTGGTGGTGGCCGTCGCTGATGATGTTCGGGCCGCCGGACGACGAGTCCGCGCACAGCGCCCAGTCGATGGCCTGGAAGATCAAGCGGCACTCCAACGACGAACTCCGTCAGCGTTTCGTCGACATCTGCGTCCCGCAGGCCGAGTCCCTCGGCCTCACCCTCCCCGACCCGGAGCTCCGGTGGGACGACGCCGAGGGCCGGCACCGCTTCGGCGCCATCGACTGGACGGAGTTCCAGGAGGTGCTCCGGGGCAACGGCCCCTGCAACGACCAGCGTCTCGCCCAGCGCCGTGCGGCCCACGACGCCGGCGCGTGGGTACGCGACGCGGCAGCCGCGTACGCGGCCAAGCACGCGCCGCCCGAGCGACCCCGACAACCCGCGGACCCGCCCGCCTCCGCTCCCCCGCGGGGAACGGGTGCGACGGCGGGGACACCGGCCCACCCGACCCGCACGACGGAGGCGACACCATGA